Proteins co-encoded in one Saprospira grandis genomic window:
- a CDS encoding TIGR04423 family type III CRISPR-associated protein has translation MSTKIYTAIKAEDWEQYVGQKCEGYLWWSNRQKADHYKEVPAWPKGLHPFVVEGAFYLKEQDLSLSIRFLNGAYEVAAIDLGAAVLVEKKEQKEGEERKKEEAKGKKEDEKKKKKLKLELGVPYLKVEHKWKEQKGKSNPVFMYEIWKLEESACWVVKDDFQEDTTATVKEYRPYVWAFAGFTKPENKQ, from the coding sequence ATGAGTACAAAAATATATACAGCCATTAAGGCTGAAGATTGGGAGCAGTATGTTGGCCAAAAATGTGAGGGCTACTTATGGTGGTCAAATCGACAGAAAGCAGACCACTATAAAGAGGTTCCTGCTTGGCCTAAGGGCTTGCATCCTTTTGTGGTAGAAGGCGCCTTTTATTTGAAAGAGCAAGATTTGAGCTTAAGTATCCGCTTTTTGAATGGGGCTTATGAGGTAGCCGCCATTGATTTGGGTGCAGCTGTTTTGGTTGAGAAGAAGGAGCAAAAAGAGGGGGAAGAGAGAAAAAAAGAGGAAGCGAAAGGGAAGAAAGAGGATGAAAAGAAAAAAAAGAAGCTGAAATTAGAGTTAGGAGTACCTTATCTGAAGGTGGAGCACAAGTGGAAGGAGCAAAAGGGAAAATCTAATCCTGTTTTTATGTATGAAATTTGGAAATTGGAAGAGAGTGCTTGTTGGGTAGTGAAGGATGATTTTCAAGAAGATACAACAGCTACTGTAAAGGAATATCGTCCATACGTATGGGCTTTTGCTGGATTTACAAAACCTGAAAACAAACAATAA
- a CDS encoding RAMP superfamily CRISPR-associated protein: MSNRKYCYQAFVILEAASPLRVGTGHREGIQDNPILRDAFQIPYIPATSLAGVLRHLHQEVEGKTTSTIFGSAANALESDKTGSRIEFSSMHLVLGQEASQWRVADGVKAIHELKAPLDQHYRTQFREHVRINHRGVADKENHGKFDSELLPKGSRFACQISFWPEQEDSAAWEEVLQLLQHPLFRLGAGSRKGFGQMKLVALYERQLDLSQEEDMDRYLQTSACLDKHPTALYNKRSLATLDYNELKHYQLQLEAEDFVLFGGDFNLSLAKKLLLTAGEQDQLPDFTPKVETAIAWTKEDQLREATFYLLPATSIKGAIAHRFVYHLAKAKKVYADPQQDQLDQIEVFLKQNVELISSVEEANKMMEDLLKVEQQLAPEQDSNSQIDNEDINKAVKALFGLAAKIENIEGRSIQQGQRGRLLLSDIYVEQSKAEIKIFNHVAIDRFTAGALDQALYSEEVLALKEGIRLDLYVEKAAFEGDPLIQQAFEAALKDLVSGHLPLGGGVMRGHGRMKGEIQTTEA, from the coding sequence ATGTCTAATCGAAAATATTGTTATCAAGCTTTTGTCATTTTAGAGGCGGCTAGTCCTTTAAGAGTGGGCACAGGCCATAGAGAAGGTATACAGGATAATCCTATTTTAAGAGATGCCTTTCAAATTCCTTATATCCCAGCTACAAGTTTGGCGGGAGTCCTCCGTCATTTGCATCAAGAGGTAGAGGGAAAAACAACATCTACTATCTTTGGATCTGCGGCTAATGCGTTAGAAAGTGATAAAACGGGAAGTCGTATAGAATTCTCTTCTATGCATTTGGTTTTAGGCCAAGAGGCTAGCCAGTGGCGGGTTGCTGATGGGGTAAAAGCTATTCATGAACTGAAGGCGCCTTTGGACCAGCATTATCGCACACAATTTAGAGAGCATGTCCGCATTAACCATAGGGGAGTAGCGGATAAGGAAAACCATGGAAAGTTTGACTCGGAGTTATTGCCCAAGGGCAGTCGTTTTGCTTGTCAGATTAGTTTTTGGCCCGAACAGGAGGATTCTGCTGCCTGGGAGGAAGTTCTTCAGTTATTACAACATCCTTTGTTCCGTTTGGGGGCTGGGAGTCGCAAAGGCTTTGGTCAAATGAAGCTCGTTGCGCTTTATGAGCGTCAGTTAGACCTTAGCCAAGAGGAAGATATGGATCGTTATCTTCAAACCTCGGCTTGTTTAGATAAGCATCCTACAGCACTGTATAATAAGCGTAGTTTGGCTACTTTGGACTATAATGAACTTAAGCATTATCAGTTGCAGCTAGAGGCTGAGGACTTTGTCCTTTTTGGTGGAGATTTTAATTTAAGTTTGGCCAAAAAGCTTTTGTTGACAGCTGGAGAGCAAGATCAGTTGCCTGATTTTACCCCTAAGGTAGAAACAGCTATTGCATGGACAAAAGAAGATCAATTAAGAGAGGCGACCTTTTATTTGCTTCCTGCTACTTCTATTAAGGGGGCTATTGCGCATCGATTTGTTTATCATTTAGCTAAGGCTAAAAAAGTGTATGCAGATCCGCAGCAAGACCAGTTAGATCAGATAGAAGTCTTTTTGAAGCAAAATGTAGAGCTAATAAGTAGTGTAGAAGAGGCGAATAAAATGATGGAGGATCTACTTAAGGTTGAACAACAATTGGCGCCAGAGCAAGACAGCAATTCTCAGATCGACAATGAAGATATTAACAAGGCGGTAAAGGCTCTCTTTGGTCTGGCTGCAAAAATAGAGAATATAGAAGGCCGATCTATTCAACAGGGACAGCGAGGCCGCTTATTGTTATCTGATATATATGTAGAGCAGTCTAAGGCCGAGATTAAGATCTTCAACCATGTAGCTATAGACCGCTTTACGGCTGGAGCATTGGATCAAGCGCTTTATTCTGAAGAGGTCTTGGCCTTAAAAGAAGGAATCCGACTTGATTTATATGTAGAAAAGGCAGCCTTTGAGGGTGATCCTCTGATTCAGCAGGCTTTTGAGGCAGCGCTCAAGGACTTAGTGAGCGGGCATTTGCCCTTAGGTGGAGGTGTAATGCGTGGACATGGCCGAATGAAGGGCGAGATCCAAACTACCGAGGCTTAA
- a CDS encoding RAMP superfamily CRISPR-associated protein: MFVKLSFQCRFLSDVILNASSATASVSETLDYIPGSKFWGMLIQEAYRREDEQLIQALQAIGSTKIRVGDAHPMVETSQQCLKVPRCFFNKKTNKSDVYLDFLLDEYTRKTLREEPPVQLKQMRKEYIIYQEEKGIFHSLNLDKKLTIKTAYDRNKRRSKDGQMYNYEALPKGSKWLFDIEIAEEEKDLISFVQSFFARGKSKRLGKSRSAEFGQVDIVPYGDASIQKEELIEPYEISIEGLASKKLVALYAESRVAFIKDGQVTAEPQLDVILDALGIEDKGAKICLSANYMSSTVYSPWNAYRNARDADRWLLDKGSVFFIELSEKAKLLPKIIWLGGFQAEGFGKLLVNPSFLNAKHIGVKSAAELRASKDSEPLTRSEFLEQQSFQIHKQEDKVELIETTAFVEIGAGDELLVDLLEQEQLDHSSSRQLSKRVESFRRNYLKYLEVISASQWGQVRNLVTHFSRKSELEKILFDDNFGFLRTASRKKTWSNTLVKGLEDEVKSGLSGEQAREFLLLLANAEAKKVVY; the protein is encoded by the coding sequence ATGTTTGTTAAACTATCATTTCAATGTCGCTTTTTGTCAGACGTTATACTTAATGCAAGTAGTGCAACGGCTTCAGTAAGCGAAACTTTAGATTATATTCCTGGAAGTAAATTTTGGGGTATGCTTATTCAGGAAGCTTATCGAAGAGAAGATGAGCAGCTGATTCAGGCTTTACAAGCTATAGGTAGCACAAAGATTAGAGTAGGAGATGCACATCCTATGGTAGAAACTTCGCAGCAGTGTTTAAAAGTGCCTCGTTGTTTCTTCAATAAAAAGACAAATAAGTCGGATGTTTATCTTGATTTTCTGTTGGATGAGTATACTCGGAAGACATTGAGGGAAGAGCCGCCTGTACAGCTCAAGCAAATGCGTAAAGAATATATTATCTATCAGGAGGAGAAAGGGATCTTTCATTCTCTAAATTTAGATAAGAAACTAACGATCAAAACGGCTTATGATCGCAATAAAAGACGCTCAAAGGATGGGCAAATGTATAATTATGAAGCCTTACCTAAAGGAAGTAAATGGCTTTTTGATATTGAGATAGCAGAGGAAGAAAAAGATTTAATCAGCTTTGTGCAGAGCTTTTTTGCAAGAGGTAAAAGTAAACGTTTAGGAAAGTCTAGATCTGCTGAGTTTGGGCAGGTAGATATTGTTCCTTATGGGGATGCCTCAATACAAAAAGAAGAGCTCATTGAACCTTATGAGATATCTATTGAAGGTTTGGCCTCTAAAAAGCTGGTGGCGCTCTACGCAGAAAGTAGGGTGGCCTTTATTAAGGATGGGCAGGTTACGGCAGAGCCTCAGTTAGATGTTATCTTGGATGCGCTTGGGATTGAAGACAAGGGCGCTAAAATCTGTTTGTCTGCAAATTATATGAGCTCAACAGTTTATTCTCCATGGAATGCCTATCGAAATGCTAGAGATGCTGATCGCTGGCTTTTAGATAAGGGCTCTGTTTTTTTTATTGAATTATCAGAAAAAGCGAAGCTATTGCCTAAAATCATTTGGTTGGGAGGATTCCAGGCAGAGGGGTTTGGTAAGTTGTTGGTTAATCCTAGCTTTTTGAATGCGAAACATATTGGTGTAAAGTCAGCCGCTGAGTTAAGGGCTTCTAAGGATTCTGAGCCTTTGACTAGAAGTGAGTTTTTGGAACAACAATCCTTTCAAATTCATAAACAAGAAGATAAAGTAGAACTTATAGAAACAACTGCTTTTGTAGAAATAGGGGCAGGGGATGAACTGCTAGTCGACTTATTAGAGCAAGAGCAACTGGATCATAGTTCAAGTCGTCAGTTAAGCAAAAGAGTTGAAAGCTTTAGAAGGAATTACTTGAAATATTTGGAAGTTATTTCTGCCAGCCAATGGGGGCAGGTTCGCAACCTAGTTACACATTTTAGCCGAAAGTCAGAGCTAGAGAAGATTTTATTTGACGATAATTTTGGCTTTCTCCGAACAGCTAGTCGGAAAAAAACTTGGAGTAACACTTTAGTGAAAGGCTTAGAAGATGAGGTGAAGAGTGGTTTATCTGGAGAGCAAGCCCGAGAGTTCCTTTTATTATTAGCTAATGCAGAGGCAAAGAAAGTGGTCTATTAG
- a CDS encoding RAMP superfamily CRISPR-associated protein — MYQSIKYELQFFSNWHLGSGLSVGADMDATTIKDENGLPYVPGRTLKGIIRDAAQLLVDNEYSGFDQAFMDRVFGYNDQERRSQLIEAKTEQEKTAAFKALDEAAKSEEVETLESLVHYQQQAFFSNAYLSKFLADSLLNEGSKRQARLFQRISSTAIDGQNGIAKNTSLRTIEVCIPLSVYGVIDNVAEEDVEQLTKVLQAIKSMGQSRHRGLGRIAFTILKSQK, encoded by the coding sequence ATGTATCAATCGATTAAATATGAGTTGCAGTTCTTTTCTAACTGGCATTTAGGCTCTGGTTTATCCGTAGGGGCAGATATGGATGCTACAACAATTAAAGATGAGAACGGACTACCTTATGTACCTGGAAGAACCTTAAAGGGGATTATTAGAGATGCGGCTCAGCTTTTAGTAGATAATGAGTATAGTGGTTTTGATCAGGCCTTTATGGATAGAGTCTTTGGTTATAATGACCAAGAGCGTCGAAGTCAGTTAATTGAGGCAAAAACAGAGCAGGAGAAAACGGCAGCATTTAAGGCATTGGATGAAGCAGCTAAGTCTGAAGAAGTTGAAACTCTAGAGTCTTTAGTTCATTATCAGCAACAGGCTTTTTTTAGTAATGCCTACTTAAGTAAGTTTCTAGCTGATAGCTTATTAAATGAAGGGTCGAAACGTCAGGCGCGTCTTTTCCAAAGAATTAGTTCAACGGCTATTGATGGCCAGAATGGAATTGCTAAAAATACAAGTCTACGAACAATAGAAGTTTGTATACCGCTATCTGTTTATGGTGTTATAGATAATGTGGCTGAAGAGGATGTTGAACAGTTGACAAAGGTACTACAGGCTATAAAGTCTATGGGACAAAGTCGTCATCGTGGTCTTGGAAGAATTGCTTTTACTATCCTAAAATCCCAAAAATAA
- a CDS encoding Cas10/Cmr2 second palm domain-containing protein, whose translation MSKKYLYSASVQGIQSFIFQTNKLKEIAGASELVEQLSTPDALEEALAYLGVDFKKENLIVAAAGKIKYLFDDLAACEKLCQYMPIYVSQEAPGLQLSQSVVLVDGAFKEEHYSRSEQALVQKRAFIGRPNTEGWMIAARAPQTGNPVKAYEKQELLDNGQLKKRAIVESKGLTPLEEKLLGKDSRYIFLREFAAISRREDNWLAVIYADGNDLGIKIPRLLKEREANPGGYQKASCDFSEGLDKANIKAFEKAKDELVSYLEEGGELEIDKETGKYKLPLRPIICGGDDLVVVIQARYALFFCETYLRAFEEKTKQKIDERLTACAGIAYIKSKYPFHYGFKLAKDLCTYAKSKSRDKNLRTTPASISFHKVETSFIRSYAGGIRTEEIQSADLISPQPYFIKELKSNEEGIFLDTLLKRYHLLKNEKDPQMQVLFSRIRKVLGQLNHLSESQLSLELERIFQLYYSQLMQLDSSLGRENSKDILKGAYDLLALKAIDNYIPNNNK comes from the coding sequence ATGTCAAAAAAATATTTATACTCGGCTTCGGTGCAGGGCATACAGTCTTTTATCTTTCAGACGAATAAGCTCAAAGAGATTGCTGGAGCCAGTGAGTTAGTGGAGCAATTATCTACTCCAGACGCATTAGAAGAGGCCCTAGCTTATTTGGGCGTTGATTTTAAAAAAGAAAATTTGATTGTAGCTGCGGCTGGAAAGATCAAATATCTATTTGATGATTTGGCGGCTTGTGAAAAGCTTTGTCAGTATATGCCGATATACGTTAGTCAAGAAGCGCCAGGCTTACAACTGAGTCAGTCGGTTGTCTTAGTAGATGGAGCTTTCAAAGAAGAGCACTATAGCCGATCAGAGCAGGCTTTAGTGCAAAAGCGGGCATTTATTGGGCGGCCAAATACAGAGGGCTGGATGATTGCGGCTCGTGCACCACAGACAGGAAACCCAGTTAAAGCTTATGAGAAGCAAGAGTTATTAGATAATGGGCAGTTAAAAAAGAGAGCAATAGTTGAGTCAAAAGGTCTTACTCCTTTAGAGGAAAAACTCTTGGGGAAGGATAGTCGCTATATATTCTTGCGAGAGTTTGCTGCAATTAGTCGTCGGGAGGATAACTGGTTAGCTGTTATTTATGCAGATGGCAATGATTTGGGAATTAAAATTCCACGTCTTTTAAAGGAGAGAGAGGCGAATCCAGGAGGTTATCAAAAGGCTAGTTGCGATTTTTCAGAGGGCTTAGATAAAGCTAATATCAAAGCATTTGAAAAGGCAAAGGATGAACTTGTATCCTATTTAGAAGAAGGAGGGGAATTAGAGATAGACAAAGAGACTGGCAAATACAAACTACCGCTTCGCCCTATTATTTGTGGAGGGGATGATTTAGTTGTGGTGATACAGGCGCGCTATGCTCTTTTCTTTTGTGAGACCTACCTTAGAGCATTTGAGGAAAAGACAAAGCAAAAAATAGATGAGCGTCTCACGGCTTGTGCTGGTATAGCCTATATAAAGTCAAAATATCCCTTTCATTATGGCTTTAAGTTGGCCAAGGATCTTTGTACTTATGCTAAGAGTAAATCAAGGGATAAGAATTTAAGAACAACGCCTGCTTCCATCAGCTTTCATAAAGTAGAAACATCATTTATTCGCTCTTATGCGGGGGGGATTCGGACGGAAGAAATACAGTCAGCAGATTTAATTAGTCCACAACCCTACTTTATTAAAGAGCTCAAAAGTAATGAGGAGGGCATTTTTCTAGATACTTTATTAAAGCGTTATCATCTACTCAAGAATGAAAAAGACCCTCAGATGCAAGTCCTCTTCAGCCGAATAAGAAAGGTTTTGGGGCAATTAAATCATCTTTCAGAAAGTCAGCTAAGTTTAGAGCTAGAGCGAATCTTCCAATTATATTATTCACAACTTATGCAGCTGGACTCTTCTCTTGGAAGAGAAAATAGCAAGGATATTCTAAAGGGGGCTTATGACTTGTTGGCCCTGAAGGCTATTGATAACTATATTCCAAACAACAATAAATAA
- a CDS encoding retron system putative HNH endonuclease — MLHVGKTSCEALENYKKDKDESFFEQPGKEQYEKFYGKGNKNRFKELCKDLLKDQHSLCCYCMRIIKQKEEHGNIAVKLSVEHFLSKYDYKSEALNYSNLFGSCSFGKHAKGREVGSCDNYKGGENFKSILNPSLDKVGFYEHMKLTFVSVNKYLYIKSGDTGVDKELDEILNLNIEDLCSSRYTVFNTVRNQMKGKTQTELEGAYRRFITMWKEEHAAAQFFNVIVYLFEHILLESSPNYGKKFLNPHYI, encoded by the coding sequence ATGTTGCATGTAGGGAAGACTAGTTGTGAAGCCTTAGAAAACTATAAGAAAGATAAGGATGAATCTTTTTTTGAACAACCAGGTAAAGAACAGTATGAGAAATTTTATGGAAAAGGTAATAAGAATAGATTTAAGGAGTTATGTAAAGATCTTTTAAAGGACCAACATAGTTTATGTTGTTATTGTATGAGAATAATCAAACAGAAAGAGGAGCATGGAAATATAGCAGTAAAGTTATCTGTAGAGCATTTTCTGTCAAAATATGACTATAAATCAGAGGCACTTAATTATTCAAACTTGTTTGGGTCGTGTTCTTTTGGTAAACATGCTAAAGGTCGAGAGGTGGGATCTTGCGACAATTATAAGGGGGGCGAAAATTTTAAAAGTATTCTGAACCCTAGTTTAGATAAAGTAGGTTTTTATGAGCATATGAAATTAACATTTGTATCAGTAAATAAGTATTTATATATTAAATCTGGAGATACTGGTGTTGATAAAGAGCTTGATGAAATATTAAATTTAAATATAGAAGATCTTTGTTCTTCTAGATACACAGTGTTTAATACCGTAAGGAATCAAATGAAAGGAAAGACTCAAACGGAATTAGAAGGGGCATACAGGAGGTTTATAACTATGTGGAAAGAAGAACATGCCGCAGCACAGTTTTTTAATGTCATAGTTTACCTTTTTGAACATATTTTATTGGAATCAAGTCCCAACTATGGGAAGAAATTTTTAAACCCACATTACATCTAA